GGACTTCGTTGCCGACAAAGATGGCGGTGATTTTCGTCGCGGGGAGGAAGGCCTGGACGTTGGTCTTGACCCAAGCTTGGGCCTTGTCCGGGTCCTTCATCTTCGCCAAGTACTCGTTCCCCAGACCCACCATGAATTCCACGCCGGAGTTGGCAAATGCTTTGAGCACCCGTGGATCTGCGTCGTACAGCTTCACCTTTGTGGCTCCAATTGATTTGACAAGCGGCACTACGTTTTGTGGTAACGGCAGATTGTTGGCTATTTGGCCGTAGTTTACCCCAATTGAAGCCACCATTGCAGGAAACACAACAATGCCTACTACTACAGAGACACCCacatgagaaaaattaaaaagtcagCAAATTTACCACACCAATTCCCCAAACCAACCCAAAAgattcaaaaattttaagaaacaaGAGACGCCCACAAGAGAAGAATGAAAAAAGATAGCAgatttacaaaacaaatttcccaaaccaaaccaaaactACATAATTTTTGAGAAACAGAGGATTATGTTCATGTTAAGTACCCGAGATGAAAAGCAGTGAAGACCAGTAGTGGAATGTAGTCAAATCCATGGTAATGGGATCCTTCTCTAGCAGGAGATGGAGATGAATGAAAGTCGGTTGATTGGTAGCGAATGAAGTGCTCCGAAAGAGAGATCCACTGACAAAGTAAGCAAATGTGGCtcttaaaaaatagtaaaggtGTCTCTGCAGATGACGAATGGTTAGTAACCACTGCGAGTGTGAATGTGAGTGTGGGAGAGCCTCTCAATCTTCACAGCTAAAAGGCAGTGTGTATACGCAACCGAGAAAGCTACaggccaagagagagagagagagaggggcagaGATGGGGGAGTAATAGTGTGCACCCGGCGCAGAATAGCGGAAAGTTGGGCAGTATTCGTTGAAGCTGCCTGATTATAGTGTGATTATTATATATTAGGGGGGAGTGAGACTGTGTGACCCTGTCATTTTTGTCGTTTTTGTTAAAGTAGCAGCAGAGACTCACAGAGGCATGTAGTTTGTGTGCTctgattgatttttttggtgAGGGACGGTTATGATGGAGGTTTGTGGGGCCCAAGAGTTGTTCTCCGACAATCTTCACATGGTCACCATTCTCAAAAGATGAAGCTTTTTGGGGAAACAAACGTTTTCTCTCTTCACTgtaatgtgtatatatatatattgtttcttttcattcCGAAAGAAACGATGAAACGAACAGCATAAGATACGTGGGATACATGCAAAGCAAAAAAGAGACGTTTGTGCCTTTCGGTGGCTCTTTATGATTTTATCATTCTGATTGATGACTCCCAGCCGCTGATTCTATGGGATAACACCATTTGTACAACTTAATTGCTGATATCATACAACATTAGCAGGTGTGTTTGATATGTGACCTTAACCGTTTACTAATGCTTGTTCCATAGTTATGATTgcttaaataaaaacaaaacctcCAAATAAAGAACTACAAAGTCGTGTATGAGTGTTTGGGCCTTGACAGATGGCTTGGAATTGGTCTTTCATCATTAATTGCTGCTAGTTTATTCTCAGCTACTTAGTTGGTAAATTAGGTGAGGAGAATATTGGCCATTTATCTATTTGCTGCCATTTTTCAGAAAGTATTTGGAATAACTTTTTTTCCGGAAAGTATTTGGAATAACCTTTAGAGTAGAGGTaatggttggaataaatggTCGGACAGCCTAAAAGTTATTTGATCAGTCTCATATGAGTCTTCTTGTATTACTTGTTCAAATTGCAAACAATTAGAGTAAAATGAATCCCAATCAGCTACAACATACACTATTTTAACACAAAAGAAATGCGAGATTGTTTCGGATGAGAAATAAAGAGTAAACTCCTTTTAAGGGCGTCCGGGGTTTTGCTTGCCCTGTTTGCCTCCTTGGAGGCGCTTGCTcgtcttgtttttttttaaagcaagaGGTAAAAATTATGCTTGGCATGAATGTGAAGCAAGAATTTGCTTGGCATGAATCAGTATGTAGGACAAAAGAGACACTAGTATAGACAACTTTTATTTACTTACATAATGCTTGAAATTATTAAGCAAGAACTACTAAAAACGGTTCTACACTGGTTCATAGCAGCATATGTTAGCTGCATCAATTTTTCTACACAGCCTTAAATATCACTAACCCTTATAAGCAGCACTTACTTCTTCACCAGGCATGTTGCTTTTGCTGACACGGGTCAGAAACTTGAATGAGGTGAAGAGCCAACAGTGCTACTATGATATAGTACTTGACCAGATCTGTTAGTGTACTTTATTCAACCCGATGCTAGTAGGCCGCGTGCTCAAGGAGTGGCAACATTTTCCTTGGCAAGAGGAGCAATTTCCTCCCCTTCAATTCCAGGTTCACTGCCGTCAACATTCAGGCTCAGCAGCATCTTTTCCCAAAGTTTGGCTGGCCCCTGCATCAAAGGATTCAAACCAATGCACATTGTCAGTTAAATCAATGAAGCAGAGAAAAACATTTACATTAAATCAATTCTTTGTAGTGCTTTAGCTTATGCAATTGAATTTTTCTCAGCAGAATGCGAGTAAACTTTTCGAGTGGAACAAGCTTTCCTCAAGGCACTAACCTTCCATGAAAGATCTTGGGCCATGCCATTCTGAATCATCTCTTTCAAGGCAGGGGTGCCATAGGATGCGAGAGCTCTCTTGACAGATGTTGCTATTGCAGTTACATCAGCTGGATCAATTTCATCACACTGAAAGCATCCAAGTTACACAGATTCATCATTTTCCATACAAGAACAAGGAAGACAGCAAGTGTGAGCACTTGCTGCCACAGAAAAGCAGGAAAAGTCATTTGCTTACCACAACATTGAAAGCTCCCATCTGAAATCCAGTAAACCCTTCTTTGACAGTGTCAACAAGTCCACCGGTTGAGGCAACAATAGGCACCTGTGGCAAAGTTCCACCCCATGAACCGACAATCAGTCTAAGCCATACAAAATTTGTCAAGTGAGATCATCATGGTAGCTAAATGGAAAGAAAGGCCTAAAGCTTTTTACCGTTCCATATCGCATGGCATGCAACTGAATGAGACCACATGGTTCAAATCTACTTGGGATCAGCATAAAATCAGCGCCAGCAATAATCATATGGGCTAAGGAGACATTGAATTTTGCCACTCCCCTTGCCTTTTCAGGATATGATATCTCCAGCTGTTCAATTtgcttctccattttctttttgccAGTTCCCTGATTGAAACAACAGATGCCATTATCAAACTCAACTTTATGCCTTTCACAACAGCTATGATTTGCAAGACAACAATTATGAATGGATACTCACAAGGACTATGATCTGAGCATGCTCCTTAATGAACTTTGGAATAGCTGCCGCTAGAATATCCGAACCTTTCTGCTCTTCTAGTCTTCCAATGAATCCTATCAAAGGGATATCTCTGTCAACAGGCAACCCAACTTCTGCTTGAAGGGCTTCCTTCAATAGAGGCTTTGCATCCATAACCTGAAAATTGTAATACCAATAAGTAGAGATTTTCACCGCCAAATATCCTAGGAAGCTGCAAGTTTTCTATAAGTTACTTACAGTTGTGGCGTCATATTTAGGATCTAAGTATTTGTCTGTGGCTGGATTCCACTCTTGAACATCCATTCCATTCGCAATACCACTTATGCCAGTCTTACGAATGATGTTATCCAATTCCACACCTTTTTCAACTCCTGAAATAAGTTCCTGGGCATAGTATGGGCTCACAGTTAAGACCCTATCTGACTCTATTATTCCTGCCTTcatgcaattgattttcctTCCCTTCACTGGCTTCTCATACCTGCACAAAACATTTAGCAAGCGGAATAATTCAACAGATCCTTCTCAGTTGGGaaatccttgtttttttttttttttttttcctttctaggCAAGATAAAACTTCATCACATAAAAAGAAATACACGTGTTCCAGGGAATTACATACaaaaccagaaaaagaaaaagacaaaaatgagcCTTTAATAGATATTCCAACCCAACCAGTACAAAACTAAATTGAAGCAAGAAAATCTGGAAATGGATCGAATCCTAGTCCAATAACTTCTTAGCACAAAGGCCAGGAAAAGGGCCACCATGGATGGTGGTTTCCTTGTTCTAATGGAAACAAGAATCACTATAAAATACATACCCATCAAAAAAGTCGAAAGAACTCTTGAATTGTTCAGGCAAATTGAGAAGTGGGAAGTCTGGAAAGCCAAATCTGCCCTGGTAGGCTATGTTGTGGATGCAGAAAGCAACCTGCCATCATTTATCAAGCTGTGTCAGCCCCAAGGAATGAAAATTCAAGTTAACTACAATTCCATTTGATGCACTTCAAAGCAAGGGCACCTTACCTTGGCAGTTTCGAACATGCCCCTTGGTTTGTACATGCTTTTTAGGTAGCATGGAAGAAGAGCAGTGTGCCAATCATTGGCAATGAAGACAACATCCTCGCCTGCAAGAGGCAGAAAAGAGTATCCTTAATGAAGCTATTTATTGACAGAAACTTAACAGGTTTTAAGAATGAGAGAAGGGGTCCACACCATATGGTCCTGAGAAGTATGGATTTGTGTTTAAGTTCAGAACCCTTGGTGCCTCCAGAGCAGCCTGAATGATAAGAAGGGAAAAAGGGTGAATTTGAGTTATACCAAAAGTCAAAGTTAGAAGTATGAGATCAAACATTGTGCTAAACAATTAATCGCCAGTACATTAAGCAAGTTAAATTGAAGGTTTGCCCTAATTGACCCATCAAGTAATAACTTCCAGGCTATTACACAGTGTACGGCAGCTCTTTTCCAGTTTATTGCaagaatacaaacaaaatttattcAGTTCAAATTTCTGCAGCAAACATTTTTCCATCCACCTATAGCCTTAAGAGGTGATAGATAATTCAGAAAACTTAAACATCTGTGAGTGCACTTCACTTGGCACCTAACTTGACCGTCATATACGAACTCTACTATGGAATTACCATGATGAATTTGCCGTTTGAAAAGTCGATTTTAATGCTTTATTCAATTTTCCCCCCAATGCAGCGGCTGAAGACTgaaactagtaaataaattaaaaggaacAAAGGATAAGTTACCTGGCACAACAAGCTGAAACGAAGTAGGTTATCCTGGTAATCTAATCCAGCTCTAGGACCATAGATTTTGGATCCAGTTTTGCCCCATACCTTAAGCATTCAGAAACTTAAACATTAGATGAATATTTAATCCATTTTGATACTACAGCGAAGACCCAAGATTTTGGtgctaaataaaattttaaacctTCTCAAGGAACATTGGGTGATCCACAAATACTCGATCAACTCCTCGTTTGTAGCAGTGGAAGAAGCGAACAGTTTCAATTCTGTCCCCAACTTTTATCTGCATATGAGAAGGCAATCAGAGGAAAATTCATATGCATAGACATTTGACTGAGACATGATCCCCATGAACAAAGGAAGATTCTCCCAAAACACAAGATAACTGTGAATATTTACCTCAACTTGAACATCAGTGTCCCATGTATCTTTGTACTGGTCATAGCGTGGAGAGACAGTCATAACACGGTGCCCATTAGCCTACACATTAATTAGGCATAATAGTCATTTAATACCTTATCGAACAAAGCCCAACTAGTACCAGAAAAGCTAACAAGCCGAAACAGTTTCAATTGCAAATCAAGCAATGAGAATaatcaaaaagtgaaagagaagTCCACTTACCGCCATAGCTGGTGGCAGTCCTCCAAGAACATCACCAAGTCCACCAGTTTTGCTCCATGGACCAACCTCGGCTCCCACGAAGACCAAGTTCATTCCTTGTCCGCATATAACTTTCCCAGCAGGCCTCTCGTTCTCAGTGTTTTTTACTTTGTGCCCTGCTTGCCTGGCAATTGCTTTTGTCTGGGTTCTCATCTTTAGCATATCCAACTTGTTCAAAGATCTTAACCCATTATGGGTCATTGCCTGGTTCCTTAAGCCTATCTGTGCCATGTTTGCTTTAGTTTCTGATCCTGAAGTTCCATGACTGTTGACGGGTGAAGTTCTTGACACAAAGTGTGAGGCGATCAGAGTTGCCATTGATAATGTCTTCAATCTGCCACAAATAGCCAAAGTAGTTTACAAAATGttctacaaaataaaagaaatttcaataaCAATTGCTAATCCATAAAATGAACTTCACAAACAAATTCAGATGCTATCATCTAGCTGGGAATTCCTATCTAGTGACCTGACTTCATCCATGTATACAATTAGAGATACTTAAATCATTCTAGCCACAATCTTCTCACATCTCATCCAGACTCGGTTATTAATCATTCACTTGACTAATTTATGCCAAACGTTCTCCTGATTGTTAACAGGATTCCTTTAATTAaccagctttttttttttccacataaTCGGAGATTGCTTGTAACAAATACATAATTTATTATAACAGCAAAGGCTCAGTTGGCATTTCAACCTTCATTCCAAGTTTCCGGCTCGTTtggcaacattttttttttttttttgtttttttagcaaaagGCAAAAGCATTAACCAACGATTCATCaaacaaaacacttaaaactacTTTCTCTTTCACCTTTCACGtcacatcacaaccaaaaagcaaaaaaatactATCCAAAAACTTTTATTAAACGAACCCTACATATTTCAAGAGCGAAAACAGAGCCGAGCTGACTAAGCAAGAGTTTTACAGGCATCTACCGGGTTTTGATCATCGACTAACAGTCAATATTTGGACTTAAAGAAGCCTCCTATTCTATCTAAATCATGCTCCAAGACTGGTGGTCCAACTCCAACTCATCTAAAACTAAATGATACACTCATACACATGctaaacaaatcaaatttaaacATAAACCCATGATAAGAAGGAGGCTTTAGCATAAGTCAGTAGTAACAAAGCTACAAACCAGTGAAGAAGATGAGATAGACCAAAGATCAGTACATGGTACCCATAAAAGTACTtgctatatatacatatgctaAAGCATTAGAAAGTGAATTTAAACATAAACCCATGATTAAAAATAAGCATTAGCATAAGTCAGTAGTAACAAACCTACAAACCAGTGAAGAACATAAAAAAGGACCAAAGATCAGTAAATGGTATTGGTACACATAACAGTACTTGCTATATATAAACTAACAAATCCAGAAAATCTCTCAACTTCATTTATGATCATCAACAAATTAAGAGCATACTTAGGAACTGATTCCCCAGAGATTCAGTCAATCAGTTaacaaaagctttaaaaaagaaaaaaaaaaaaaaaagatcaccCACTTACACGAGTGAGTCCCTCAGTCTTTGCTACTGATAGTTGTCAGGTCAGCTTTGGATGTAAATGTTCACCGAAGATCATGAATATGTACTGCCACCTCGACCCTCGTGCCATTCCACGTGGTAACCATCGGGCAGTTGAGTGCTCTCTCCAGTTCCCAGGCACCTCAAGAATTGGTCAGGATGGGCCCAGAGGCTGTGTTTGAGGTCATTTTCATGTGGGAAGCCCACCTCGAGGTAAATACTTCTTTTCGCAACGACATTAGTGGCACTAAACGACATTGTAGTACCTTGCTTTGCGGTTCAGATTGATTGACTGGTGGGACTAGAGCGGGGCTCATTTTAAGGAAACCGACAAACCATCACAGGAGCTTTTTCcattaaactaataataataaaaaaaaggacgGTGGAGAGGAGAGTAACTTGTAAAGATGTGACATCTCTGTCGTCTTTCCGATTGAGTAAGTAATTGAATTACCAAAAGTGCCCATCACTGAacttgttgatttttttggagtTGCGACATGTGAAAATCATCATTAATTGTGGATAGAgattactataatttttttttataaaaattaaccatttatatatagataatcACGTAATAATCCGCATGATACTTATCACATTTATGAATTGATGAGTAAAGTCTACTTAATTccctcaaattattattttaataataatttactctttaaattattaattgcgataatttatttccaaaattatcaaaacaataacaatgtatcccaatttttttttttttttttaaaaaaaaggactaaattacctttactaaaataaaaaacaaaaatattaaaaattaattttttttaaaaaaaatttaagaatatttttgtcttattgaaaattctataggggtaatctcatcattttgctagcattgtagggtacattatcattattttgatagtttgaggggtaaattatcgtaattgatagtttgatagATAGATTGTTATTAGGgttgtagtttgaggaggttaaatTGATATAAGTATTCATTTAACACTTATTACATTAGTAATTAAAATATAGATTATAGCGTGATAttcatttatataaaatatggaCGGCcacataaatttgtaaaaggttataataaaaattatagtataccAATAGCATCCACTTATGGATTTGTAAAAggttataataaaaattatagtataccAATAACATCCACTTATGGAGTACCTATACATTAGGCTCGTTAGCCTTTAGAAGTGGTTATTCCAGCATCTCAAACCTTTTTCTAATCTCTTACGTCTTCTTTGTAGATTTTCTTGGATCGACATTAGGTGTGCACAACTTATgtggtaaataaataatatatttttggatgaatatacACGAATTAATATGGAATCAAAGATATTATGTTACACATTTTAAACCAAAAGATGTAGTCAAAAGAGTCCTtatgagatgagatgagatgagatgagtGGTTTTCACTCGCTACTTGGTAGTATGTGAGTGAGGGcctatttgaaattgcgtttgagaggcttaaacgtgcttttaatactcaaaaagtccgtttaaaaaaaaacgtattcgtttggtaaaaaaatttaaagtatttttaagagtaaaaaatgcctaaaaatggtcaaaaagtacttttgataaaagtttaaaaatggaGCTTTTGCCCGAAAActcttttttgacttaaaaattctatttctcaaacgcaatctcaaacagactcttagtCAAATGCCTGAAAATGATGAAAGTGCACCACCCGTCGCTCACGTGCGCTTTTGCCTCTAGATTTTCCCAAAGGGTGTTGGGGCTGAGCTGCCTCGATCGTTATTGCGGCCAAAAGCATATGCGTCGGTCCACCACAAatcagtgagagagagagagacacaggTTTTGAGGTGATTTGATGAAAATGCCaccttaaatattttaaaatgtcTTAGTCATAACTCATCATGGGTTACAGGCCACCGTGACCTTTGAAGGCTACCAAGAGTcgatcgattttttttttttttttttgaatcactGCCCATTTCATATGCAACTCCACAATGAGTGAATCAGTCcacaaattgaaagatttattAAATGATTCCCGTTATATGTACATTTCATTACAAAGACTAAAGGGTTTAATGACATTTAAATAGTCTTTTTAACTGTTTAAACGTTACCATTCGCATGTAAATAGTAACCACATTATAGTAGCTTGAGTCACAAAACGTCGCTAATTAGAGGGGTGGCTGCCGGAAAGGTCATTAACCCTCAAATTTTTGTAGCGTTTAGatgcaatattaaaataaaatttgaaccataaaatagattttttccattttcaccTATTCTATTTTGCTCATGTTCTGATTCAAACTTTAGATAGAACTCACTCTTAAAAATCAGTTTACAAAGAGATGATGTCTAATaacttatatatacatgattaaGATTGTGCTTAACTCATGTGAGACACTAAAATTGTAACATACTATTACACTTCCGCAGCCAGCATTCACGGCGGCCCACTCTATCGACACTGACTTGATAGAAGCTATTTCTCTTTTAGCGGCCCCTCTCACTTAATTCAGCCCATAGTTCTTTCCCTCCATGATTCGAAACCGTGATGAAGTGTTTTGCTGTCATACCAAATGATATAAACTTTAGATATAACTCACCCTTAAAAACCGACTTACAAAGAGATAGTGCTCACGTCAATAGCTTATATTTACATGGTTAAAATTGTGGTTAACCCATGTAAAATACTAGGATCGTAACATGTTCATTGTCCAAAGGTCCtgaaacttttaaaaaataacaatttatttgataatataaacaaccaaaaacacaaaacacttaaaaactattttcactTTATATCGCATCGGAACATTAAGCCACTTACATCTAACCAGCCATTTACCATACAAATGGCCTCTTTGCCATCTACCAAAAGGTCTACCAGCAGGTCCAGCCTACCAACTTGTTGCAATCATTATGCATAAAGAAAATGGGGGAGGTTTGTAAAGAAGGAAGATTTAGGGAATCTAATTACAACGGCATTTGCCTTAACCCACCCCTTTGCAAAAAGACGCTCTTTGACACTTGATCATGTAACGCTGCGCCCCGCACCAACCGGTATATTCTTTTTCATGTCTTCGTATATTCATCCACCTCTATTATTTAGCACAATTTTTTAGATggtattattaattaattaattaaagttaaCAATTAACGAtaagattaattaataattaacaatGCAACTAAAAAATGCATGGAAAATTGAAATATCACTGTTTCTATTTCAGACATCGTTTTTCATGTAATTACAGTTTGTTCTTTAATTATTAAGTTCAAGGACAACTGAAGGACGCACAAACAATCATATTTTAAGGCAACTGATGACCGCACCCAAAAGCTAATCAATTCAAGTTGAAATTAGATTCTTTAGGATTGTGACActtaatcaattaaaattagCTTGATTAGGATTTAGACACATGTCTAGAACCAAAAACAAGCTTccaattttaatcaatttaatttttaactaaaattagACCCAAACTAAACCTATCTTAATCCAACTCATGCTATTTAATAGGTAAGACCTTTTATTCTTAACTCTTTAATTTCATATCGAAAGTGCAGTCATGTAATAAATTGTCAATCTAAAATGTCTTGTCATATTTAAATCATGTCAAAATATAGTTATAACTGCTCACTATCCGTTAACCTCTTAAGACGATTGCAGTGATTTTAGGGATAGTAaaagttagcggttttaggggtAGTGCAAAgcggttataaccgctaactgtcttcatttatatataataatataaatatatattaaatattttatattaataaaatatattaattttttcatttgtatttagATTTGAGCTATTTATGACTATGTATGTAACATATATAATGTGATAGGTGATGTTTTGGGCTAAaccttaataaaaaatattggccgactaaaaaaacatgttttttttagaacattttgaccttaaacccttaaaataaacccaaaaaaataggCCAATTAAAGGCCCAAAACACTTATATAGCCTAAGCGGATGCGGGTTTGAGCACCActatataaaactatataaatcaaccttaatctaacccactaattttgtattgaattcatGTCAAATCAACAATTGTTAACCCTAATATAAATTACTCCATtagaatttgataaaataaataaataaatactagtCAAAAAAAGACAACTTTCGTAAAACACACAATTGAGAAGCTGGCAAAAGGTCAATGAAAGCATGAAGCAGCCAACTATACACCACCTGCATCCAAACAAACATTTAATCAAACAGCTAACATCTAACTTCATTTAGAATGGTCCCAACATTCATCCATTGACAGACAATCAATTGCCTAATGACAACTCATTAacataataaattttgtttatgaataatattaattatgtaACATACGAGCGAGGACaaataaatttcacaaaaaacaagagaaaactcGAGAAAAACTGGAACCTCACGCTATTGGGCTCAACTTCAATGATATTTTACATCATCAATTAACCGATCGAGagagtaaaaatttaaaaaagcaaaaaaaaaaaaaggaacccaATAAACACGAAAATGGCCCAAGCGATTAATGGGAATAAATCCTTATGCGAAGCCTCAATTAGCAGATAAAAAACGCAGACAAAAATCACGGTTTTATGCGGTCATCTGTGAGCCGTGACCAAGGTCTCGATGAACCTGAGGCCGTCGAATCTCGGCGCGAATTTCTCCTTATTTGACGAGCTATGCGAATGGGGTGCGCAGATTTTCGCCGAAGAAGATGAATTGGAAGAAAATCCctaaaaaagtttttgaaaaataatcaaatttaaac
This genomic interval from Corylus avellana chromosome ca3, CavTom2PMs-1.0 contains the following:
- the LOC132173938 gene encoding granule-bound starch synthase 1, chloroplastic/amyloplastic-like isoform X2, yielding MATLIASHFVSRTSPVNSHGTSGSETKANMAQIGLRNQAMTHNGLRSLNKLDMLKMRTQTKAIARQAGHKVKNTENERPAGKVICGQGMNLVFVGAEVGPWSKTGGLGDVLGGLPPAMAANGHRVMTVSPRYDQYKDTWDTDVQVEIKVGDRIETVRFFHCYKRGVDRVFVDHPMFLEKVWGKTGSKIYGPRAGLDYQDNLLRFSLLCQAALEAPRVLNLNTNPYFSGPYGEDVVFIANDWHTALLPCYLKSMYKPRGMFETAKVAFCIHNIAYQGRFGFPDFPLLNLPEQFKSSFDFFDGYEKPVKGRKINCMKAGIIESDRVLTVSPYYAQELISGVEKGVELDNIIRKTGISGIANGMDVQEWNPATDKYLDPKYDATTVMDAKPLLKEALQAEVGLPVDRDIPLIGFIGRLEEQKGSDILAAAIPKFIKEHAQIIVLGTGKKKMEKQIEQLEISYPEKARGVAKFNVSLAHMIIAGADFMLIPSRFEPCGLIQLHAMRYGTVPIVASTGGLVDTVKEGFTGFQMGAFNVVCDEIDPADVTAIATSVKRALASYGTPALKEMIQNGMAQDLSWKGPAKLWEKMLLSLNVDGSEPGIEGEEIAPLAKENVATP
- the LOC132175986 gene encoding uncharacterized protein LOC132175986, whose amino-acid sequence is MKGSCTLVASVLAASTVALGSSSSAGDPDPSFHPRSSKGFSSNSSSSAKICAPHSHSSSNKEKFAPRFDGLRFIETLVTAHR
- the LOC132173938 gene encoding granule-bound starch synthase 1, chloroplastic/amyloplastic-like isoform X1, whose translation is MDEVRLKTLSMATLIASHFVSRTSPVNSHGTSGSETKANMAQIGLRNQAMTHNGLRSLNKLDMLKMRTQTKAIARQAGHKVKNTENERPAGKVICGQGMNLVFVGAEVGPWSKTGGLGDVLGGLPPAMAANGHRVMTVSPRYDQYKDTWDTDVQVEIKVGDRIETVRFFHCYKRGVDRVFVDHPMFLEKVWGKTGSKIYGPRAGLDYQDNLLRFSLLCQAALEAPRVLNLNTNPYFSGPYGEDVVFIANDWHTALLPCYLKSMYKPRGMFETAKVAFCIHNIAYQGRFGFPDFPLLNLPEQFKSSFDFFDGYEKPVKGRKINCMKAGIIESDRVLTVSPYYAQELISGVEKGVELDNIIRKTGISGIANGMDVQEWNPATDKYLDPKYDATTVMDAKPLLKEALQAEVGLPVDRDIPLIGFIGRLEEQKGSDILAAAIPKFIKEHAQIIVLGTGKKKMEKQIEQLEISYPEKARGVAKFNVSLAHMIIAGADFMLIPSRFEPCGLIQLHAMRYGTVPIVASTGGLVDTVKEGFTGFQMGAFNVVCDEIDPADVTAIATSVKRALASYGTPALKEMIQNGMAQDLSWKGPAKLWEKMLLSLNVDGSEPGIEGEEIAPLAKENVATP